ACATGTCCCGTGTGGGCGTTGCGTTCTTCCGGATAAATGCTTACGTCTCGCTGACCATGTTCTTGGGGACTCTCATCTCCGTGCTGGCGTTCCAATAGAGGAGACCGATTGGCCAAGTCATTGCCGGTGGTAATAGGGATATCCGGCGCGAGCGGCGCTGCGCTGGCCCGGGCGACTATAGACCGCGTGCTGAAGCTGGACGTGCCGGTGATCGTGACGGCGTCTTCGGCCGGGCGGATGGTGTGGCGCGAGGAGATGGAGGAGTCTTTCGGCGAGGCGGTGGAGCGGTGGACGGCGACGGGGCTTTTCACCCAATACGCCATCAGTGACCTCATGGCACCCGTCGCCAGCGGGACGTTCCCCACGCGGGGGATGGCGATAGTGCCTTGCAGCATGGCGACAGTGGCGGCGATCGCGCACGGCATGGCCGATAACCTGCTGCGCAGGGCGGCGGATGTTTGCCTGAAGGAGCGGCGCCCGCTGGTTCTCGTGCCCAGAGAGACGCCACTCCACGCCATTCACCTCGAGAATATGGCAACGCTGGCGCGCCTTGGGGTGACAATACTGCC
The nucleotide sequence above comes from SAR202 cluster bacterium. Encoded proteins:
- a CDS encoding UbiX family flavin prenyltransferase, which gives rise to MPVVIGISGASGAALARATIDRVLKLDVPVIVTASSAGRMVWREEMEESFGEAVERWTATGLFTQYAISDLMAPVASGTFPTRGMAIVPCSMATVAAIAHGMADNLLRRAADVCLKERRPLVLVPRETPLHAIHLENMATLARLGVTILPPAPAFYIKQQSIADVVDFIAERTLLALGLTTEMPPGMVYRSGAGE